Proteins co-encoded in one Aspergillus flavus chromosome 2, complete sequence genomic window:
- a CDS encoding ammonium transporter AmtB-like domain-containing protein, translated as MSDIKAPFVPDYASYNWTGAPSNYDSLATNELGGDSRVENVNKWFQSGDQAYIIVASAMVMVMIPGLGFLYSGLARRKSALSMIWACMASFSVVTFQWYFWGYSLAFSPTATNGYIGNLRNFGLMKTLADPSPGSVLVPNLLYAFYQMQFCGVTAAIIMGAVAERGRLLPAMVFVFVWATIVYCPLACWVWNVNGWAMNYGVLDYAGGGPVEIGSGFSALAYSMVLGRRQERMMLNFRPHNVSLILLGTVFLWFGWLGFNGGSAFGANLRATMACWNTNLTAAFGAISWVLLDWRLARKWSMVGWCSGTISGLVAATPASGFITPWASVILGIVTGIVCNYSTKVKYWIRIDDSMDVLAEHGIAGIVGLIFNALFADDAIVGLDGVNTGSKMGGWLIHNYKQLYIQIAFIVASAAYAFVVSAIIAYAINAIPGLKLRASEEAELLGMDDDQLGEFAYDYVEVRRDYLAWTPQKHDQLEDGHHIPAAARYGIGEHSEMMLDGHTPIGIDSRGCSEGDSGIQEIKMSPAPAPAMAPAPRQVAEQHPAHEGSIPPSVEEDEKTQ; from the exons ATGTCGGACATCAAGGCGCCCTTCGTCCCTGACTATGCGTCTTACAACTGGACTGGAGCCCCATCTAACTATGACTCGCTGGCGACCAATGAGCTGGGTGGTGACTCCA GGGTGGAGAACGTGAACAAGTGGTTTCAATCCGGTGATCAAGCGTATATCATCGTGGCTTCCGCCATGGTCATGGTCATGATTCCCGGTCTCGGTTTCCTTTATTCCGGTCTTGCTCGCCGTAAATCAGCCCTGAGTATGATTTGGGCCTGTAtggcttctttctctgtcGTCACGTTCCAATGGTATTTCTGGGGCTATTCGCTTGCATTCTCGCCCACGGCCACCAACGGATACATCGGAAACCTTCGTAACTTCGGCCTGATGAAGACCTTGGCCGATCCAAGTCCTGGCTCTGTTCTTGTGCCCAATCTCCTCTATGCCTTCTATCAG ATGCAATTCTGTGGTGTCACGGCTGCGATTATCATGGGAGCTGTTGCTGAACGTGGACGCTTGCTCCCCGCCATGGTGTTTGTGTTCGTCTGGGCTACGATCGTATACTGTCCCTTGGCTTGTTGGGTGTGGAATGTGAATGGCTGGGCAATGAACTACGGTGTATTGGATTATGCGGGTGGTGGTCCGGTCGAGATTGGCTCCGGTTTTTCCGCACTCGCCTATTCAATGGTTCTTGGTCGTCGCCAGGAGCGCATGATGTTGAACTTCCGCCCTCACAACGTCTCTCTCATTCTCCTTGGAACCGTTTTCTTGTGGTTTGGATGGCTTGGCTTCAACGGTGGCTCAGCCTTTGGAGCCAATCTTCGTGCCACCATGGCGTGCTGGAATACCAACCTGACTGCGGCTTTTGGGGCCATTAGCTGGGTCCTTCTCGATTGGCGCTTAGCGAGGAAATGGTCCATGGTTGGTTGGTGCTCTGGCACCATCTCGGGCCTGGTTGCAGCTACCCCGGCATCAGGATTCATTACCCCTTGGGCTAGTGTGATTCTGGGTATAGTCACTGGTATTGTTTGCAACTACTCCACCAAGG TGAAATACTGGATTCGTATCGACGATTCCATGGATGTGTTAGCTGAGCACGGTATCGCGGGTATTGTCGGTCTTATCTTCAACGCGCTTTTCGCCGACGACGCGATCGTAGGACTGGACGGAGTCAACACTGGTAGCAAAATGGGTGGATGGCTGATCCACAACTACAAGCAACTCTACATTCAAATCGCCTTCATTGTCGCCTCAGCCGCCTATGCTTTCGTTGTGTCTGCCATCATTGCCTACGCCATCAATGCAATCCCCGGCCTGAAGCTGCGCGCTTCTGAGGAAGCCGAATTGCTCGGTATGGACGATGATCAGCTTGGCGAGTTCGCCTACGACTACGTCGAAGTCCGTCGTGACTATCTTGCATGGACCCCTCAGAAACACGACCAGCTCGAAGACGGCCACCATATCCCTGCCGCCGCACGGTACGGCATCGGGGAGCACAGCGAAATGATGCTTGACGGCCATACCCCCATCGGTATTGACAGTCGCGGTTGCAGCGAAGGCGACTCCGGCATCCAGGAAATCAAGATGTCCCCGGCACCTGCGCCGGCAATGGCACCCGCCCCACGTCAAGTTGCCGAACAACATCCCGCTCACGAGGGATCAATACCACCCAGtgtcgaggaggatgagaaaaCACAGTAA
- a CDS encoding COG4 transport protein-domain-containing protein: MPETNVGEVNGHAVAPSPSLDSSKPLPSSSSDIFNASSLAEIKATLSHLHEQETSVTARLDALVASQKDFSRELGRLDLLRAHLGSQTTTTRSISHGMLSEAAATAERISSAVRRLDLEQSRVKSTLDVVEQVSELKACVLGVAGSMGAPQDWETAASYLNRASKVPPEVVHGAFAAEMVPTAEVPDPPNVTLDNAAESLCGLFLREFDKAVKENNGAKITRFFKLFPLIGRSEVGLDVYGRYVCQGVASRARSNLNAGAGTQSKDGFFYANVLTKLFEHIAQIVDGHGGLVERHYGPRKMNRVIERLQLEADVQGGIILDTWGDERHVDRKLTDIKSYAFTFLVQSFLPPQRSATPRSNSPATRDGASTAEDEGVDMKEVDGLLNEMAVMLGRWSLYCRFLAETCNAPGEDDNLFTPPQFLKESTLSKKINDRLISPFNTMTTFFFRRTVEKAFQLDEQPTGLTLNPQRPLKADPPYITSAVDDIMYIVNKVLQQSLATSQITVVTNVVPTLSRVLGSDFIGMTQRKMRDECYPRASVQGAQPPEHLIVSFLVLVNNLDVAVDYIRRIVQTHTETRKTTTGPDGQTEETDQLHSLFPNNADAKLAAQTLQALSSSFESKVNDLLSDGIQVVFNNVIKHRLRPILADAFRDIDYQPGDDNDPTSTSYHEYDRDEDADDNASRAELVRPRFAASWTELLLPISRILTTSAFDRLLSITVAYLSRLLEKRLWSYQGRVNALGATRLERDVSGIASAAVDVGGTHGAPGRYRHRESFARCMQMTLIMGMDDDEWEDVIRGGETAEVVEKLNREERTRIRGMVRRQGTQY, encoded by the exons ATGCCTGAAACTAATGTCGGCGAGGTCAATGGACATGCGGTGGCCCCATCGCCTTCACTAGACTCTAGCAAACCTCTTCCGAGCTCCTCGTCCGATATCTTCAATGCCAGCTCTCTCGCGGAAATCAAGGCTACTTTATCGCACCTTCACGAACAGGAGACGTCGGTGACAGCCCGATTAGATGCCCTTGTCGCCTCTCAGAAGGATTTTTCACGTGAATTGGGTCGATTGGATTTGCTCCGTGCGCATCTCGGCTcccaaaccaccaccacccggTCCATCAGCCATGGCATGCTCTCAGAGGCCGCGGCCACCGCAGAGAGAATATCGAGCGCAGTCCGCCGCCTGGATCTGGAACAATCTAGGGTAAAATCTACTTTGGATGTAGTGGAACAGGTTTCTGAACTTAAGGCCTGTGTACTGGGAGTCGCGGGCTCCATGGGTGCCCCGCAGGATTGGGAAACAGCAGCCAGTTATCTGAACCGGGCATCCAAAGTCCCACCAGAAGTTGTTCATGGAGCTTTCGCGGCTGAGATGGTACCCACGGCGGAAGTTCCGGACCCGCCAAATGTAACCTTGGATAATGCGGCTGAATCCCTCTGTGGCTTGTTCTTGCGCGAATTCGATAAGGCCGTCAAGGAGAATAACGGCGCCAAGATCACACGGTTTTTCAAGCTGTTTCCTCTTATCGGCCGCTCGGAGGTTGGCCTTGACGTCTACGGGCGTTACGTATGCCAGGGCGTGGCGTCACGAGCGCGGTCCAACCTCAACGCTGGGGCAGGAACTCAAAGCAAAGATGGCTTCTTCTACGCCAATGTTCTGACCAAATTATTTGAACATATCGCTCAGATTGTCGATGGCCACGGGGGACTAGTAGAGCGACATTACGGTCCGAGAAAGATGAACCGAGTTATTGAGCGACTACAACTTGAGGCAGATGTCCAAGGCGGTATCATTCTCGACACCTGGGGTGATGAGAGACATGTAGATCGCAAGCTGACTGACATCAAATCATATGCGTTTACTTTCCTAGTACAAAGCTTTCTCCCCCCTCAGCGCAGCGCCACACCACGGTCGAACTCCCCTGCAACTCGGGACGGGGCTTCAACAGCTGAGGATGAGGGTGTTGACATGAAAGAGGTCGACGGATTACTGAATGAAATGGCGGTTATGCTAGGTCGTTGGTCACTATATTGCCGATTCTTGGCAGAAACATGCAAT GCTCCTGGTGAAGACGATAATCTGTTTACACCGCCTCAATTCTTGAAGGAATCCACTTTATCGAAAAAGATCAATGACCGACTTATATCTCCATTCAATACCATGaccaccttcttcttccgtcgGACAGTGGAGAAGGCATTCCAGCTAGATGAACAGCCCACTGGCCTGACATTAAACCCGCAGAGGCCGCTGAAGGCTGACCCGCCATATATCACCTCGGCCGTCGATGACATCATGTATATAGTCAACAAGGTCCTACAGCAATCACTTGCAACGTCGCAGATCACAGTGGTTACCAATGTAGTGCCGACTCTGTCTCGGGTGCTAGGCTCAGATTTCATTGGGATGACACAACGGAAAATGCGGGACGAATGCTATCCGAGAGCATCGGTACAAGGAGCTCAACCCCCAGAGCATCTGATAGTCTCTTTTCTAGTCTTGGTCAACAATCTGGATGTAGCCGTTGATTACATTCGACGCATCGTGCAAACTCATACCGAAACCAGGAAGACCACAACTGGTCCCGACGGGCAGACTGAAGAGACGGACCAATTGCATTCCCTCTTTCCTAACAATGCAGATGCTAAGCTCGCAGCGCAGACGCTGCAAGCCCTATCATCATCTTTTGAGTCTAAGGTCAACGACCTTCTGTCCGATGGCATCCAAGTAGTGTTCAACAACGTCATCAAGCATCGTCTGCGACCCATTTTAGCAGACGCGTTCCGAGATATCGATTATCAACCCGGAGATGACAATGACCCCACCAGCACTTCGTACCATGAGTACGACCGCGACGAGGATGCGGATGACAATGCCAGCCGTGCGGAACTTGTCCGACCGCGTTTTGCAGCCAGTTGGACtgaacttcttctcccaaTATCCCGTATACTTACCACGTCTGCCTTTGACCGCCTCTTAAGTATCACGGTAGCTTATCTTTCCCGACTCTTGGAAAAGCGACTCTGGTCGTATCAAGGTCGTGTCAACGCACTGGGCGCCACACGACTTGAGCGAGACGTTTCGGGAATTGCTAGCGCAGCAGTGGATGTCGGTGGCACACACGGGGCACCGGGAAGATACCGCCACCGGGAGTCATTTGCTCGTTGCATGCAAATGACGTTGATTATGGGCATGGATGACGACGAATGGGAGGATGTTATACGTGGAGGCGAGACGGCCGAAGTAGTCGAGAAACTGAACCGAGAAGAACGGACAAGGATTCGAGGAATGGTGAGACGACAGGGCACTCAATACTAG
- a CDS encoding NAD-dependent deacetylase sirtuin-2 (SIR2 family histone deacetylase, putative) — protein sequence MGNEPSTLVDEDTPPSALEARTLEAVAKYIKAKDDCQIVVMVGAGISTSAGIPDFRSPETGIYANLAHLDLTDPEDVFDIGFFRENPRPFYALARELAPGRYRPTIAHSFVKLLYDKGLLMKHFTQNIDCLERLAGVPGDMIVEAHGSFANQHCIDCKAEYPEQLMKQSINEGEVPRCSQCNGLVKPDIVFFGEALPEEFFLNRTLPEQADLCIVMGTSLSVQPFASLPAFCRDGAPRVLINMERVGGLGSRPDDVLLLGDCDAGVRRFARALGWEQELESLWESTNPDKEGRDAEETPSQTRDERLRDEIERLTKEVDRTLGISDAYQQRVRQNLDRHSNGIEKKALTEERRRSYEGLAHVFPHLAREKKQPSVI from the exons ATGGGCAATGAACCGTCGACCTTGGTGGATGAAGACACCCCTCCTTCCGCGCTAGAAGCTCGGACCCTTGAGGCGGTCGCTAAATATATCAAAGCAAAGGATGATTGCCAAATCGTGGTAATG GTGGGCGCTGGGATTAGTACCTCGGCGGGCATTCCCGATTTTCGTTCCCCAGAAACGGGAATCTATGCTAATTTGGCCCATCTTGACCTGACGGATCCTGAAGATGTGTTTGACATTGGCTTTTTCAGGGAGAATCCGCGGCCATTCTACGCATTGGCGCGGGAGCTGGCCCCCGGCCGATATCGACCCACTATTGCGCATTCCTTTGTCAAGTTGCTCTATGACAAGGGTCTTTTGATGAAGCATTTCACACAAAACATCGACTGTCTCGAGCGGCTGGCAGGTGTGCCTGGGGATATGATCGTTGAGGCACATGGAAGCTTTGCAAACCAGCACTGCATCGACTGCAAGGCTGAATATCCCGAGCAACTGATGAAGCAGTCTATCAATGAAGGCGAGGTACCTCGGTGCTCCCAATGCAATGGGCTTGTGAAGCCCGATATCGTTTTCTTCGGCGAAGCATTACCGGAGGAATTCTTCCTTAACCGGACGCTTCCAGAGCAGGCGGACCTTTGCATTGTTATGGGCACTAGTCTCTCCGTGCAGCCTTTCGCTAGCTTACCAGCATTCTGTCGGGACGGAGCACCCCGCGTGCTCATTAACATGGAGCGCGTTGGTGGATTGGGATCTCGACCGGACgatgtccttcttctcggcgACTGTGATGCCGGGGTGAGGAGATTCGCCCGCGCGCTGGGATGGGAACAGGAACTGGAGTCACTATGGGAGAGCACAAATCCTGACAAGGAGGGCCGAGATGCGGAAGAAACTCCTTCGCAGACAAGAGATGAGCGGCTGCGAGATGAAATTGAGCGCCTTACCAAAGAGGTTGACCGCACTTTAGGTATCTCAGATGCATACCAACAACGAGTCCGGCAGAATCTAGATCGACATAGTAATGGAATAGAGAAGAAGGCCCTAACCGAGGAGCGGCGAAGGAGTTACGAAGGTCTGGCACATGTATTTCCCCATTTAGCGcgagagaagaagcagccatCTGTCATTTAG
- a CDS encoding hexokinase-domain-containing protein codes for MVGIGPKRPPSRKGSMHELPQNLLEQIKQFEDIFTVDGAKLKQIADHFVKELEKGLSVEGGNIPMNVTWVMGFPDGDEQGTFLALDMGGTNLRVCEITLTEEKGAFDITQSKYRMPEELKTGTAEELWEYIADCLQQFIESHHENEKLSKLPLGFTFSYPATQEYIDHGVLQRWTKGFDIDGVEGQDVVPPLEAILKKRGLPIKVAALINDTTGTLIASSYTDSDMKIGCIFGTGVNAAYMEHCGSVPKLAHKNLPPDMPVAINCEYGAFDNEHVVLPLTKYDIIIDRDSPRPGQQAFEKMTAGLYLGEIFRLALLDLLETRPGLIFQGQDTSQLRKPYLLDASFLAAIEDDPYENLQETQELMERKLNIKATQQELEMIRRLAELIGTRAARLSACGVAAICKKKNIESCHVGADGSVFTKYPHFKARGAQALREILDWAPNEKDKVVIMAAEDGSGVGAALIAALTLKRVKAGISCGIRDMADMQSLI; via the exons ATGGTTGGAATTGGCCCCAAACGTCCCCCATCCCGCAAGG GATCGATGCATGAGCTGCCCCAGAACCTGTTGGAGCAGATCAAGCAATTCGAGGACATCTTTACCGTGGACGGCGCCAAACTCAAGCAGATTGCGGACCATTTCGTGAAGGAGCTCGAAAAGG GTCTAAGCGTCGAGGGGGGTAACATT CCCATGAATGTGACCTGGGTCATGGGATTCCCCGATGGCGACGAGCAGGGAACCTTCCTCGCTTTGGACATGGGCGGTACTAATCTGCGTGTCTGTGAGATCACTTTGACGGAAGAGAAGGGCGCTTTCGACATCACCCAGTCCAAGTATCGTATGccggaggagttgaagacgGGTACAGCGGAGGAGCTTTGGGAATACATCGCCGACTGTTTGCAGCAGTTTATTGAATCCCACCACGAGAATGAGAAACTGTCTAAACTGCCATTGGGCTTTACCTTCTCCTATCCTGCTACACAGGAATACATTGATCATGGTGTTCTCCAGCGTTGGACAAAGGGTTTCGACATTGACGGAGTAGAGGGCCAGGATGTTGTGCCCCCATTGGAGGCAATCCTCAAGAAAAGA GGCCTTCCTATCAAAGTTGCTGCGTTGATCAACGACACTACGGGCACCCTGATCGCCTCTTCTTACACCGACTCAGATATGAAAATTGGCTGCATTTTCGGCACTGGTGTCAACGCCGCCTACATGGAACATTGTGGCTCGGTTCCCAAGCTTGCACACAAGAATCTACCCCCAGACATGCCCGTGGCCATCAACTGCGAGTACGGTGCCTTTGACAATGAGCACGTTGTTCTGCCCCTCACGAAgtatgatatcatcatcgaccGCGACTCCCCTCGCCCAGGACAACAAGCTTTCGAGAAGATGACTGCAGGTCTTTACTTGGGAGAAATATTCCGTCTAGCCCTCTTGGATCTGTTGGAGACGAGGCCTGGTCTGATTTTCCAGGGCCAAGACACATCCCAGCTCCGGAAACCTTACTTGCTGGACGCGTCCTTCCTCGCAGCTATTGAGGATGATCCGTACGAGAACTTGCAGGAAACTCAGGAGCTCATGGAGCGCAAGCTGAACATCAAGGCCACCCAGCAGGAGCTGGAAATGATCCGTCGCTTGGCGGAGTTGATCGGCACTCGTGCAGCTCGTCTGTCGGCGTGTGGTGTGGCTGCCAtctgcaagaagaagaacattgAGTCTTGCCATGTGGGCGCCGACGGCTCTGTCTTTACGAAATATCCCCACTTCAAGGCCCGTGGAGCACAGGCTCTGCGCGAGATCTTGGACTGGGCACCTAACGAGAAGGACAAGGTGGTCATCATGGCTGCTGAAGACGGTTCTGGTGTTGGAGCGGCTCTTATTGCTGCATTGACATTGAAGCGGGTCAAGGCAGGCATCAGCTGCGGTATCCGAGATATGGCCGATATGCAGAGTCTCATTTAA
- a CDS encoding small nucleolar ribonucleoprotein complex subunit: MPKSSVKQKPRQKFKPASRSPFENARPTQEDSDMETNSNLSDGTDGIPEKDEAEKKLERLLFGDDEGFQGALKSQKERSLIALSKESDDEGSDAGHREDGTEDQELDGIADADLFFLDSGAGPVSTDLAESPETSSEPDEEDLEETPVVWHDSDDELLAVSLASQQRLRKLRVAESEDVISGNEYIRRLRRHYQQLHPTPEWAIPGQQKSPGDSDSEHADIMDTDDEEQTSAQPLAKLLQGAADLTKLDDARPGGKRKLRQEVIDIQRLKDVGGDQPSSVDSLSFHPHYPLLLSSGPAATLFLHHIAPSAAAPNPILTSFHIRRTPIHTSAFAPPTGNKIFASGRRRYFHIWDLDTGKVDKVNGSADRKEEQKSMERFKLSPCGRYVGLVGTSRKGGGLINVLDSGTAQWIAQVRVDGQGGVADFSWWGDGEGMTVVSKNGEVSEWDGSLNQVVARWMDAGAVGTTVLALGGRSGRTQLGGDRWVAIGSSSGVVNVYDRREWAAAYAAQSSSADINTPAIPRNPEPVRALDQLTTPISHLVFAPDGQFLVMASRWKRDALRIVHLPSCTVYRNWPTSNTPLGRISSVAVSPNSEQLAVGNEQGRVRLWEIRG; this comes from the exons ATGCCTAAAAGCAGTGTCAAGCAAAAACCTCGCCAGAAATTCAAGCCGGCTTCACGTTCGCCGTTTGAGAATGCTAGGCCTACTCAGGAAGACAGCGACATGGAAACGAACAGCAACTTGAGCGACGGCACTGATGGTATTCCTGAAAAGGACGAGGCGGAGAAAAAATTGGAAAGGCTACTATTTGGTGACGATGAAGGTTTCCAAGGCGCATTAAAGAGCCAAAAGGAGCGCAGCCTCATAGCTCTATCAAAAGAAAGCGACGATGAGGGCTCTGACGCAGGGCATAGGGAGGATGGAACCGAAGATCAAGAACTCGATGGCATTGCTGACgctgat ctttttttccttgattcTGGAGCTGGACCTGTTTCCACTGACCTCGCCGAATCCCCTGAGACGTCTTCTGAACctgacgaagaagatctggAGGAAACTCCGGTTGTGTGGCATGATAGCGACGACGAGCTCCTGGCCGTCTCCCTAGCTAGCCAGCAGAGGTTGAGAAAATTGCGTGTCGCCGAATCTGAGGACGTGATTAGTGGCAATGAGTATATTCGACGACTTCGCCGTCATTATCAGCAGCTGCATCCGACCCCGGAATGGGCGATTCCGGGGCAACAAAAGAGCCCTGGCGATTCCGACTCTGAGCACGCGGACATCATGGatacagatgatgaagagcagACTTCTGCACAGCCTTTGGCCAAGCTACTTCAAGGTGCCGCTGATCTTACCAAGCTCGATGATGCACGCCCtggtgggaaaagaaagctaCGACAGGAAGTCATTGACATTCAAAGACTGAAGGACGTCGGCGGTGATCAGCCA TCCTCGGTCGATTCGCTTTCTTTCCACCCCCATTATCCATTGCTATTGTCCTCGGGGCCTGCGGCCACTCTCTTCTTACATCATATCGCACCCTCTGCGGCCGCTCCTAACCCTATTCTCACGTCATTTCATATTCGCCGTACGCCTATTCACACATCTGCTTTCGCTCCCCCAACCGGTAACAAGATATTCGCTTCCGGTCGTCGGCGATACTTCCATATATGGGACCTTGACACGGGAAAGGTTGACAAGGTCAATGGCTCCGCCGacagaaaagaggaacaaaAATCCATGGAAAGATTCAAGCTCTCCCCTTGCGGACGGTATGTGGGGCTTGTTGGCACGTCGCGCAAGGGCGGTGGTCTCATCAACGTTTTGGATTCGGGTACAGCTCAATGGATTGCACAAGTTCGCGTAGATGGTCAAGGAGGCGTTGCGGACTTTTCCTGGTGGGGTGATGGTGAAGGCATGACAGTCGTCAGTAAGAACGGTGAGGTATCCGAATGGGATGGAAGCCTGAATCAAGTAGTGGCCCGCTGGATGGATGCTGGTGCGGTAGGCACGACAGTCCTTGCTCTTGGAGGACGTTCCGGACGGACACAGTTGGGAGGCGACCGTTGGGTTGCAATTGGCAGTTCTAGTGGAGTGGTCAACGTGTATGACCGTCGTGAATGGGCTGCAGCATACGCAGCACAATCTTCTTCGGCAGATATTAACACTCCAGCCATTCCACGCAACCCTGAACCCGTACGTGCGCTTGACCAGCTGACGACGCCAATCAGCCACCTGGTGTTTGCGCCGGATGGTCAGTTCTTGGTAATGGCTAGTCGCTGGAAGCGCGATGCCTTGAGAATAG TTCACCTTCCATCCTGCACTGTATACCGTAACTGGCCCACGTCTAACACACCTCTTGGACGTATCTCGTCGGTCGCCGTCTCGCCTAATTCAGAGCAGTTGGCTGTCGGCAACGAGCAGGGCCGTGTTAGGCTTTGGGAAATTCGGGGATAA
- a CDS encoding vacuolar membrane protein, protein MSVSTFTSIATVAITTTSFISGVSAGNLDFVSSTLATPMSTPTSQTIPFPLAGPDPSGDNDDTGECRLLGPFSLLVQVALGALALLSLVYKRWRERPQRPLKVWAFDVSKQVFGSAMLHLANLLMSMFSAGQLEITSEYKPNPCSFYILNLGIDTTLGIPILIFILHILNRLALYTPLADPPESIKSGNYGRPPRATWWFKQSMIYFVGLLGMKICVFFLIQLLPFIVKVGDWALRWTEGNTAVQIIFVMLLFPVIMNAIQYYIIDIFIKKPSHEMLEESEVDDVMDDRHDHHHALLAGLDEEVASESEDDSVGKGTRKVLVSPPQKDVVRLYDSAEYHPTSELGHSSASSTSARRLAGHVEDDQALSTADFATQQKDHD, encoded by the exons ATGTCTGTCTCAACGTTTACTTCGATAGCCACTGTGGCGATTACTACCACAAGTTTCATCAGCGGCGTTTCCGCTGGCAACCTGGACTTTGTTTCTAGCACTCTCGCAACACCAATGTCGACTCCAACTTCTCAAACTATTCCTTTCCCCCTGGCAGGCCCAGATCCAAGCGGAGATAACGATGACACCGGGGAGTGCAGGCTATTAggtcctttctctcttctggTGCAAGTCGCTCTCGGAGCGTTGGCACTTCTATCCCTTGTCTATAAGAGGTGGAGGGAAAGACCTCAGCGACCTTTAAAAGTGTGGGCGTTCGATGTTTCTAAGCAGGTCTTCGGATCGGCTATGCTACATCTGGCGAATCTGCTCATGTCTATGTTCTCGGCCGGTCAATTAGAGATCACGAGCGAGTACAAACCGAACCCATgttctttctatatactgAACCTAGGGATCGAT ACTACTCTCGGGATACCGATACTCATTTTCATCCTCCACATTCTGAACCGTCTGGCTCTTTACACACCGCTTGCAGATCCCCCGGAGTCTATTAAGTCTGGAAACTACGGTCGTCCGCCACGAGCGACATGGTGGTTCAAACAGTCTATGATATACTTTGTGGGACTTTTGGGAATGAAGATATGTGTCTTCTTCCTGATTCAACTGCTGCCATTTATTGTCAAGGTGGGTGACTGGGCACTGCGATGGACCGAGGGTAACACAGCCGTTCAAATCATCTTTGTGATGTTGCTTTTCCCGGTAATCATGAATGCGATTCAATATTACATCATCGATATATTCATCAAGAAGCCATCGCATGAAATGCTAGAAGAGAGTGAGGTTGACGACGTCATGGACGACAGGCATGATCACCATCATGCCTTGTTGGCCGggctggatgaggaggtcgCGTCAGAATCAGAAGATGACTCTGTTGGGAAGGGCACTAGGAAAGTACTCGTGAGCCCTCCCCAAAAGGACGTCGTGCGCCTATATGACTCTGCCGAGTACCATCCAACAAGCGAACTGGGGCACAGTTCTGCCTCATCAACATCTGCTAGACGTCTCGCCGGACATGTTGAAGATGATCAGGCGTTGTCAACGGCAGATTTTGCAACACAACAAAAAGATCATGACTAG
- a CDS encoding ribonucleoprotein-associated protein (snRNP and snoRNP protein, putative) — translation MSGEPNAAWPLADESLTQNLLDLVQQASHYRQLKKGANEATKTLNRGTSEIVILAADTNPLAILLHIPLLCEDKNTPYVFVPSKLALGRATGVSRPVIAASITTNEASDLMGQIRTIKDKVERLMI, via the exons ATGTCTGGAGAACCTAATGCCG CTTGGCCTCTGGCCGACGAGAGCCTCACCCAGAACCTCCTGGACCTTGTGCAGCAGGCTTCTCACTACCgtcagctgaagaagggagCAAACGAAGCGACCAAGACACTCAATCGTGGTACCTCTGAAATCGTCATCCTCGCTGCGGACACCAATCCTCTCGCTATCCTTTTGCACATCCCCCTTCTTTGTGAAGACAagaatactccgtatgtctTCGTGCCCAGCAAGCTTGCTCTGGGCCGGGCGACCGGTGTCTCTCGTCCGGTGATCGCTGCtagcatcaccaccaacgaGGCTAGCGACCTCATGGGACAGATCCGGACCATCAAGGACAAGGTTGAGAGGCTCATGATCTAA
- a CDS encoding putative pre-mRNA branch site protein p14 (unnamed protein product) translates to MSRKLAPEANRILFVKNLNYNVTAEQLFDLFGKFGPIRQIRQGIANNSKGTAFVVYEDVHDAKQACDKLNGFNFQNRYLVVLYHQPEKMLKSKEDLAERQENLERLKQQHGIE, encoded by the exons ATGAGCCGGAAGCTCGCCCCCGAAGCCAATCG GATTCTCTTTGTCAAGAACCTCAA CTACAACGTAACTGCTGAGCAACTATTCGACCTTTTTGGCAAGTTCGGTCCTATCAG ACAAATACGTCAGGGAATTGCGAACAACTCGAAGGGCACTGCATTTGTAGTATACGAAGACGTCCACGACGCCAAACAGGCATGCGATAAGCTCAATGGATTCAACTTCCAGAACAGATACCTCGTCG TACTATACCACCAGCCAGAGAAAATGCTCAAATCGAAAGAGGACCTGGCGGAAAGGCAAGAGAATTTGGAACGTCTTAAACAGCAGCACGGTATAGAATGA